A genomic window from Tenebrio molitor chromosome X, icTenMoli1.1, whole genome shotgun sequence includes:
- the Sema5c gene encoding semaphorin 5c: MVPHGNFAFLFCLSTVLTLTISTEHDFRYISFQDLQQSLNRFSQDEVGSYSQMLFDVARNQVLVGARDVLFRLSLPKLELLESAEWPASNGKRNQCINKGQSDEFCHNYIKILLTNGKTLFACGTNAFSPQCSSRKIENVSHVIEWSDGLAKSPYSPGANITGFMSEQGEYYFGGPTDFSSSDSVISKNVGTDTIRTMQYNSLWLNDPQFVGSFETENFVYFLFRETAVEYMNCGKTIYSRIARVCKNDSGGHTMLKDNWTTFLKARLNCSVSGEYPFYFDEIQSTSYVHDENVVYATFTTSSNSIAGSAICAFNLTAIESAFAGPFKYQENMNSAWGQHYVQHREHFNCKSSARSSHLLETSKYQLMDSAVQATTLNPLHVAQLERFTHITIDVLSTKLHTSVHVIYVATTEGLIKKISILPRTQETCVVEVWQTVQDAAAPIKKIQFLKETNSVYIATDREVMKIPADHCIRHTSKESCLNAMDPYCGWNERYETCSTAPNSDPLDKYWKQSVTACPILDAVIDGGWSSWSAWFPCVHRTAPDADSSDNCLCQTRECNNPAPKNGGVPCSGGSIAVINCTVHGGWSDWSAWSACSATCGNAVKTRSRTCTNPAPAHGGRVCVGQDHTEAFCDAEIPPCPASPQDGGWGKWSEWVECPHCLAGCKTRTRQCDNPPPENGGQYCIGNDVEYLHECTEHKKVTFYSVNVTADLTRKIRFTCKAPVKKSSIEISIKEECAGNNCIPKENEHPKWSAWLPWGDCSVPCGGGVHNRTRYCEGIGCAGPSTQTKECNRHECQPEWGCWSEWSPCNTSCGWGVRTRHRVCLGYNCTGSDRDREACQNSPCHSTLGWSNWTLWSLCDKNNEQHRKRHCRTLTPGPKMCQGDSVETRMCISACADDENITASESTKLASTEGAILFLMVGLVIGLSVGVGTTHYYHKKKRITIPSSPHYMSPKQNPYISMPLQERPKKHSASTSNNLLNNGTLKAKYGDFESATLKRNSHALNNGHVKQDLLDDDKYYYD, translated from the exons ATGGTGCCACATGGAAATttcgcatttttattttgcctaTCAACTGTTCTAACACTAACCATATCAACGGAACATGATTTCAGATACATCTCGTTTCAAG ATTTACAACAATCGCTAAACAGATTTTCGCAAGATGAGGTCGGTTCTTACTCCCAAATGCTGTTCGATGTGGCGAGGAATCAAGTATTAGTGGGGGCCAG AGACGTCTTGTTTCGCTTATCTCTACCAAAGCTGGAACTGTTGGAGTCAGCCGAATGGCCGGCATCGAACGGCAAGAGAAATCAATGCATAAACAAAGGACAATCTGACGAGTTTTGTCACAACtatatcaaaattttgttgacaAATGGCAAAACTTTATTCGCTTGCGGAACAAACGCATTCTCACCTCAGTGCTCGTCCAGAAAG ATCGAGAATGTGTCACATGTGATCGAATGGAGTGACGGTTTGGCGAAATCTCCTTATAGTCCTGGAGCCAACATCACTGGCTTCATGTCGGAACAAGGCGAGTACTACTTTGGAGGACCCACAGATTTCTCAAGTTCCGATTcggtcatttcaaaaaatgtcggtactgATACTATTAGAACAATGCAATACAACAGTCTGTGGCTAAATGACCCACAGTTTGTTGGCTCATTTGAGACtgagaattttgtttattttctgtttagGGAAACAGCTGTGGAATATATGAATTGTGGCAAG acgATCTATTCGAGAATAGCGCGAGTGTGTAAGAATGATTCCGGAGGGCACACCATGTTGAAAGACAACTGGACAACATTTCTGAAAGCTCGCCTAAATTGTTCAGTCAGTGGAGAGTATCCGTTTTATTTcgacgaaattcaaagcacgTCGTACGTTCATGACGAAAACGTAGTGTACGCAACATTTACCACTTCTAGTAATAGCATCGCCGGTTCAGCGATTTGCGCTTTCAATTTGACCGCGATCGAGTCGGCCTTTGCGGGCCCCTTTAAGTATCAAGAAAATATGAACAGCGCATGGGGGCAACACTATGTGCAACACCGAGAGCATTTCAACTGTAAATCATCAGCCCGCAGTAGCCATTTATTAGAGACTTCAAAGTACCAATTGATGGATAGCGCAGTGCAAGCCACTACTTTAAATCCACTACACGTGGCGCAGCTAGAACGATTCACCCATATAACAATCGACGTGTTATCGACGAAATTACACACTTCAGTTCACGTTATTTATGTGGCGACTACCGAGGGTTTGATCAAGAAAATCTCGATTTTGCCAAGAACCCAGGAAACATGCGTCGTCGAAGTCTGGCAAACGGTGCAGGATGCTGCCGCACCCATCAAAAAAATCCAGTTTTTGAAAGAAACCAATTCTGTTTACATCGCAACAGATAGAGAAGTGATGAAGATCCCGGCTGATCACTGTATCAGGCACACCTCCAAAGAGAGCTGTCTGAACGCGATGGACCCTTACTGCGGTTGGAACGAAAGATACGAAACTTGTTCCACCGCTCCCAACTCCGACCCTTTGGACAAATACTGGAAGCAGTCGGTGACGGCTTGTCCTATTTTGGATGCAGTGATCGACGGAGGCTGGAGCAGTTGGTCCGCGTGGTTCCCGTGCGTCCACCGAACCGCCCCCGACGCTGACTCCTCGGACAACTGTCTTTGCCAGACACGCGAGTGCAACAATCCCGCCCCCAAGAACGGGGGTGTTCCCTGTTCGGGAGGCTCTATCGCGGTGATCAACTGCACCGTCCACGGGGGGTGGTCGGACTGGTCAGCCTGGTCGGCGTGCTCCGCCACGTGTGGTAACGCCGTGAAGACCAGAAGTCGCACTTGCACCAATCCCGCCCCGGCGCACGGGGGGAGAGTTTGTGTGGGGCAGGACCACACCGAGGCCTTTTGTGACGCGGAGATTCCACCTTGTCCGGCTTCACCTCAAGACGGGGGATGGGGAAAGTGGAGCGAGTGGGTGGAATGCCCGCACTGCTTGGCGGGATGCAAAACGAGAACCAGGCAATGTGACAACCCCCCGCCTGAAAATGGTGGCCAGTATTGCATCGGGAATGATGTCGAGTATTTGCACGAGTGCACTGAACACAAGAAGGTGACTTTCTATTCGGTGAACGTGACCGCGGACCTGACCAGGAAGATTAG ATTCACTTGTAAAGCGCCGGTGAAAAAGTCTTCTATCGAGATTAGCATCAAAGAAGAATGCGCCGGCAACAACTGTATTCCTAAGGAGAACGAGCATCCGAAATGGAGTGCGTGGCTGCCTTGGGGCGACTGCTCTGTACCGTGCGGGGGTGGCGTGCACAACAGAACAAGATATTGTGAAGGGATTGGTTGTGCGGGTCCTTCTACCCAAACCAAAGAGTGTAACAGACACGAGTGTCAGCCGGAGTGGGGATGTTGGTCTGAGTGGTCCCCTTGCAATACGTCTTGCGGCTGGGGTGTGAGAACCAGGCATCGAGTTTGTCTGGGTTACAACTGTACAGGATCAGACAGGGACAGAGAAGCATGCCAGAATAGTCCTTGCCACT CCACTCTTGGATGGAGCAACTGGACTCTGTGGTCGTTGTGCGACAAGAATAACGAACAACATCGGAAACGTCACTGCCGGACGCTAACTCCAGGACCCAAAATGTGTCAAGGTGACAGTGTGGAGACGAGGATGTGCATCTCAGCATGTGCAGAcg ATGAAAACATAACAGCCAGTGAGTCCACCAAACTGGCATCAACTGAAGGAGCGATCCTGTTCCTCATGGTGGGTCTTGTGATTGGCTTAAGTGTGGGCGTCGGTACAACGCATTATTATCACAAAAAGAAGCGAATCACCATACCCAGTTCTCCTCACTACATGAGCCCCAAGCAGAATCCGTACATCTCTATGCCTTTACAAGAAAGACCCAAAAAACATAGCGCTTCAACGTCAaataatcttttaaacaaCGGAACGCTTAAGGCAAAATatggtgattttgaaagtgcAACGCTCAAGAGGAACAGTCACGCTTTGAACAACGGACACGTAAAACAAGACTTGCTTGACGACGATAAATATTATTACGACTGA
- the LOC138140372 gene encoding short coiled-coil protein homolog gives MAGAKLQDDINNIPLADDDPQVIINDEPEQNSMSDGNSSSMIHGRSMDSIQSTFTNGSSSPQHNSLEPDTSPDEQEEKARLISQVLELQNTLDDLSQRVDSVKEENLKLRSENQVLGQYIENLMSASSVFQSTSPKIKKK, from the exons ATGGCCGGAGCTAAGCTACAGGATGACATAAACAATATCCCGTTGGCCGATGATGATCCTCAAG TGATAATAAACGATGAACCCGAGCAAAACTCGATGTCTGACGGGAACTCGTCTAGTATGATTCATGGAAGAAGCATGGATTCAATCCAGTCAACTTTTACCAATGGTAGTTCCAGCCCCCAGCACAACAGTTTGGAGCCTGACACAAGCCCAGATGAGCAGGAAGAAAAAGCCCGTTTAATCTCCCAAGTTCTGGAGTTACAAAATACCCTTGATGATCTGTCACAGCGAGTGGATAGTGTCAAGGAAGAGAATCTAAAACTGAGATCTGAAAATCAAGTTTTAGGCCAATACATCGAGAATCTAATGTCTGCTTCTAGCGTCTTTCAATCAACTTCACCCAAAATCAAAAAGAAGTGa
- the LOC138140371 gene encoding cysteine-rich hydrophobic domain-containing protein 2 codes for MEGFDAIYYEEEEENMEEAEPADVSLVPDPVVIRGAGNMTVFGLSNRFSTEFPSGLVSRVAPEEFKETVMRINAILKKTLPVNVKWLFCGCLCCCCTLGCSLWPVICLSKRTQHSLNKLLEWENSYLYNKLGLHWRLTKQQCDSSSMMEYVILIEFLPKIPIYRPD; via the exons ATGGAAGGTTTTGATGCGATTTACTATGAGGAGGAAGAAGAAAACATGGAAGAAGCAGAGCCGGCAGACGTGTCGTTGGTTCCTGACCCCGTCGTGATCCGTGGTGCTGGCAACATGACTGT ATTTGGACTGAGTAATCGGTTTAGCACAGAATTTCCAAGTGGGCTAGTCTCTCGAGTAGCCCCTGAAGAATTCAAAGAAACAGTAATGCGTATCAATGCCATACTAAAAAAGACACTTCCAGTTAATGTGAAATGGCTTTTTTGTGGTTGCTTATGCTGTTGTTGTACATTAGGTTGTTCGTTATGGCCTGTTATTTGTCTTAGTAAGAGG ACTCAGCATTCCTTAAATAAGCTGCTAGAATGGGAGAATAGTTACCTATATAATAAACTGGGATTACATTGGCGTTTAACTAAACAGCAATGTGATTCATCATCTATGATGGAGTACGTAATTTTAATAGAATTCTTACCAAAAATTCCTATATACAGACCCGATTAA
- the LOC138140100 gene encoding 52 kDa repressor of the inhibitor of the protein kinase-like, protein MALRGHRDSGKNSIITAPTDKNQSNFRAILRYRAKGDELLKNALEGPGERNKYTSPTIQNEIIDSFLADETADISGVEQVSLCVRYVDLTTLKIKEHFLQFVPTADVTGEGLAKVILNNLREFGIDKKYLRGQGYDGAAAMSDALSEVSEWKDRVTANEARSLVNGITQGKFIIALFVTAKLFALGYPLSKHLQKISIDLKEAVSLAEGTISEMQKLRNNAEDEFKEIFKQATLLANEVSAFIVIPRLTAHQRHRSNPGNQNTPEDYYRVTLFIPYVERFLSELKKRFIDHKEVLAGFQALFPNKEGSTPEEPQQFDKESQNNFEYLIKFYSEDFNDNPEIIIAERKLCED, encoded by the exons ATGGCACTTCGCGGTCATCGTGATTCTGGCAAGAATTCAATCATCACAGCGCCAACTGACAAAAATCAGAGCAACTTCCGAGCTATACTGCGTTATAGAGCTAAAGGGGATGAACTGCTGAAAAATGCTTTAGAGGGACCTGGAGAGAGAAACAAGTACACGAGTCCTACCATCCAGAACGAAATTATAGACTCAT TTTTGGCTGATGAAACTGCTGACATTTCGGGAGTTGAACAAGTGTCATTATGCGTGAGATATGTGGACTTGACCACACTGAAAATCAAAGAACACTTTTTACAATTTGTACCAACTGCAGACGTCACCGGAGAAGGGTTGGCAAAGGTCATCTTGAATAATTTGCGCGAATTTGGTATCGACAAAAAGTATTTACGTGGACAAGGATACGATGGAGCAGCGGCAATGTCTG ATGCGCTTTCTGAAGTCTCAGAATGGAAAGATAGGGTCACTGCTAATGAAGCGAGATCTCTTGTAAATGGGATTACGCAAGGCAAGTTCATTATTGCTTTATTTGTTACTGCCAAACTTTTTGCTCTTGGGTATCCACTGAGCAAACATTTACAAAAGATAAGTATAGATTTAAAAGAAGCCGTATCATTAGCAGAAGGCACAATTTCCGAAATGcaaaaattgagaaataaTGCAGAGGATGagtttaaagaaatatttaaacaagCGACTCTATTAGCGAACGAAGTTTCAGCTTTTATTGTAATTCCAAGACTCACCGCTCATCAAAGACACAGATCCAATCCAGGGAACCAAAATACTCCAGAAGATTACTACAGAGTTACTCTCTTCATTCCATATGTCGAACGCTTCCTGAGCGAATTGAAAAAAAGGTTTATAGACCATAAAGAAGTCTTAGCAGGGTTCCAGGCATTATTTCCAAATAAGGAAGGCTCGACACCCGAAGAACCACAACAATTCGACAAAGAATCCCAAAACAACTTCGagtatttaatcaaattttattcaGAAGACTTCAACGACAACCCAGAAATAATCATTGCTGAGAGAAAACTTTG CGAAGATTGA